Within the Amyelois transitella isolate CPQ chromosome 3, ilAmyTran1.1, whole genome shotgun sequence genome, the region ATATTTACAAAGCATAACCGACAAACGTGCTAGCGTCGCTCGAGGTGAGAAGCGGGTGCGCATTACGTGAGGGTTCACCTGAGCGAACTGCGGTGAGAGCAGGGTGGTCCTTACATCGTCTTGCGCGGCGccggcgggcgcgggcggcaGCAGCGGCGCCAGGCGCGGCGCGGTCGCGGGCGCGCTGGCCGCCGACACCGCCTCCGGCGACGCCAGCGCGGCCGCCAGCTCCACGCGCTcggccgcgccgcccgccgacCCAGAGCCTTCTGGCGGCGCGTTGCCGAGCCCCGAGAAGTAGCGTTGCAAATCCGATAAAAATATCTGTCCACCTATTGGACATTATTCTAGTTAAACTCGGCATCCTCCTGGCCTGGCAGTGTCACCTCTCTTCATAGGATATGTCTATGACCATGATCCTAAATTGGGtaggtcaggtttttacacaaagcaacACCCGTCTGATCCCTGTAACTGTGGAAGGGAAATCTAACCCATATTAGCTCATGATTACATTACAAATGAAGTTTCCTGAAATAacagatttcctcacgatgtatTCCCCCGCCGTATAGTTAAaactatataggtatatagccTTATTGATAGGAgctaataataattcttataaatttgttCATTATGCTTTTGAAAAATCCATTACAGCTTGTTAAGCCCtggtaaacatacatacatacatacatatggtcacgtctatatcccttgcggggtagacagagccaatagtcttgaaaagactgaatggccacgttcagctataccTGGTATACATAACTAGCGCAATTGCTGCTTTTtccaaaataacaaaattagaaattattaatatatgtagaaaTACAGAAGAATAAATACAGATATATATGGAAACACCAAAAACTAGTAAAATCTTGAAAGGAACCTATGTTAAAGTTACCTAAACATAAGAAcataatctataaaaatacatacacacataaaatcacgcctctttcttgGAGAGGAAGGCAAtcactacatttttccactaacaatagtaaaaaaaatgaacccataaattatacttgtctgtatgtgtgtaaactcttaattgcacataaaaatactttttatttatactttttacttgattatgtataaaaaaaaacttaagtagaaataaattgtattttacattaaaatcacaaaaaaaattgaaaataaaaaaaatactcactaCGAGATTGATTAGCATTAGCAGTGTTTGGCGGAGTGGCAGTCGGGGCCGGGGCGTCGCGGGCCCTGAGCGGGGTGCGCGTGGCGGTCGCCTCCGTGGTCCGCGGGGCGCTTCCGCCGCGTGAGCTGTTGTTGCTGCCAACCGGACGGGTTAAGCCACTGCTGCTACTATTATTCCTGAAAAAGAGACAATTATCATGTTTTTGATATTGACTTGGGTTGGCAGACTAAATTGAAATGAGGAAGAAAATGATCATTATTAACTTTGGCTTTACACTAAATAAATTACCCCATTGTTCCAAGGAGTGATGATAATCCACCCATTTGGCCGACACCCCCGAAAAGTTGCATCAGCTGTTGCTGTGACatattattaagtatgttTTGGAGCTCCCCATCTTGAGTGCCACTACCGCCCCCACCACCTCGCCCTCCTGAAGTAGGTGGGTTGTTCAATGCTTCATTAATACGGCGGCAATAATCATCATCCTTATCAGTTTTAGGTTCCTGTAATAGTAAAGACAATTGATTTACAGTATGTAATTTGTCACCCATTGACCTGCTGGTCTGACCACATAAAAAGCTATGTCGTGATAACATGGGCCAGAAAAACCTTTGACAGACCTAGGTGGAAAAATATTGGaggcatataaaaataataatttgtcacTTTATTATTTGCAGCTTTACAAGTTTATGTATATCATGACGGATAGGTATCTCTTTTTGATTGCATTTGATGTTGAATGtgtaataaatgttataatagGTAGTGTAGCCAGAGAGATGATTCAGCTTGACCTCCACCAAAGAGTAGATCTACCATCACCAAGCTAGGTGATATGCCTAGGGAACCGCGGCTCTGACGATGCAGTGttggaggttgtatatatgctccaatccatgaaatctttgcttgcgcaaTTTAGACTTTTTGCAGTTTTTGACTTTAATTGTcccatgattttatttttgaaacttGTGGTGTATATATGCTGCCACAAGTGTTCAAGTCAGTCCCATCAAAGAGtgtgatttttttctaaaatctaCACTGTGCTCTTTTACTTTAACAAGTATgggccttttttatttttgactaaTTCATAGTGTATTCATGTGCATACATcatataatagataaaaataccattaaaaaatcttaatgtACTGCAATACAGctcaaaaccttttttttttcttcctcctggcttagTCTCAGTTGCATCTTCATCACTCtggagcccagggtatgccttcAACCATGGATCCATGATccttgggtgagtcaggtaacccatattggattaATCATGGTAACACTTTCAGCTGtgtgaatgtgcaggtttcctgacaatccctcactgtaagagcaGCACAACCCCgccttataattataaaactcgGCTTGTTGTGAATAAATAGAGCCAGTTTCAATTGCACAATGGTAGCGTGCTTGCCTATGCCACAGTAtgaagataaattaatttctctgattgacctgggtcttggatgttttaaATAGTTTGACCACCACACCAACACTGTATTAACACTATAATTTAGTCTAATTGTTAGTAGAAattaccaacctgtcactttacaACATTTCAATAACGTAACTTTATGAATCAACTTCCTTAAGGCAAAAATACAAACCTGCATCCAAAAGAAGTATTTCTTAgcaaatgatttaaatttcaGGACATAGACCCGGCCTGTAGTGCATTCATTTACACGAACGAATTCGCAATCATCAggaaatatcaataaatcGTCCTCTAC harbors:
- the LOC106137832 gene encoding proteasomal ubiquitin receptor ADRM1 isoform X1, whose translation is MSATALFGNTSALGGSSGGNKHIVEFRAGRMTLKGRMVHPDKRKGLLYVYQGEDSLMHFCWKDRTTGEVEDDLLIFPDDCEFVRVNECTTGRVYVLKFKSFAKKYFFWMQEPKTDKDDDYCRRINEALNNPPTSGGRGGGGGSGTQDGELQNILNNMSQQQLMQLFGGVGQMGGLSSLLGTMGNNSSSSGLTRPVGSNNSSRGGSAPRTTEATATRTPLRARDAPAPTATPPNTANANQSRSGQIFLSDLQRYFSGLGNAPPEGSGSAGGAAERVELAAALASPEAVSAASAPATAPRLAPLLPPAPAGAAQDDVRTTLLSPQFAQAANQFSSALTSGQIGPVLSQFGLAPEVVSAANTGDMNAFFKALENTSETKSSSADEKKKDEKPKDDKGDKKDGDAGMSLD
- the LOC106137832 gene encoding proteasomal ubiquitin receptor ADRM1 isoform X3 — its product is MSATALFGNTSALGGSSGGNKHIVEFRAGRMTLKGRMVHPDKRKGLLYVYQGEDSLMHFCWKDRTTGEVEDDLLIFPDDCEFVRVNECTTGRVYVLKFKSFAKKYFFWMQEPKTDKDDDYCRRINEALNNPPTSGGRGGGGGSGTQDGELQNILNNMSQQQLMQLFGGVGQMGGLSSLLGTMGNNSSSSGLTRPVGSNNSSRGGSAPRTTEATATRTPLRARDAPAPTATPPNTANANQSRSGQIFLSDLQRYFSGLGNAPPEGSGSAGGAAERVELAAALASPEAVSAASAPATAPRLAPLLPPAPAGAAQDDVRTTLLSPQFAQALENTSETKSSSADEKKKDEKPKDDKGDKKDGDAGMSLD
- the LOC106137832 gene encoding proteasomal ubiquitin receptor ADRM1 homolog isoform X4, which produces MSATALFGNTSALGGSSGGNKHIVEFRAGRMTLKGRMVHPDKRKGLLYVYQGEDSLMHFCWKDRTTGEVEDDLLIFPDDCEFVRVNECTTGRVYVLKFKSFAKKYFFWMQEPKTDKDDDYCRRINEALNNPPTSGGRGGGGGSGTQDGELQNILNNMSQQQLMQLFGGVGQMGGLSSLLGTMGNNSSSSGLTRPVGSNNSSRGGSAPRTTEATATRTPLRARDAPAPTATPPNTANANQSRSGQIFLSDLQRYFSGLGNAPPEGSGSAGGAAERVELAAALASPEAVSAASAPATAPRLAPLLPPAPAGAAQDDALENTSETKSSSADEKKKDEKPKDDKGDKKDGDAGMSLD
- the LOC106137832 gene encoding proteasomal ubiquitin receptor ADRM1 isoform X2 — translated: MSATALFGNTSALGGSSGGNKHIVEFRAGRMTLKGRMVHPDKRKGLLYVYQGEDSLMHFCWKDRTTGEVEDDLLIFPDDCEFVRVNECTTGRVYVLKFKSFAKKYFFWMQEPKTDKDDDYCRRINEALNNPPTSGGRGGGGGSGTQDGELQNILNNMSQQQLMQLFGGVGQMGGLSSLLGTMGNNSSSSGLTRPVGSNNSSRGGSAPRTTEATATRTPLRARDAPAPTATPPNTANANQSRSGQIFLSDLQRYFSGLGNAPPEGSGSAGGAAERVELAAALASPEAVSAASAPATAPRLAPLLPPAPAGAAQDDAANQFSSALTSGQIGPVLSQFGLAPEVVSAANTGDMNAFFKALENTSETKSSSADEKKKDEKPKDDKGDKKDGDAGMSLD